The Magnolia sinica isolate HGM2019 chromosome 9, MsV1, whole genome shotgun sequence sequence atcttttgaacaggttggatggcaagaaaacatcattatggggcccagaaatgcttcaacggtgaaaattagtattcccactgtttcctgtggtatgatacacttgagctttggatataaataTATTCTTGGGTCAACcgcttaaatgatctgaaaaaacggatggacggcgtggataaaccacatacattcacggtgggcccaactgagtttactcagtacgataatagCGTACAGAGTAACTCACTACACGATCCAAGTTCGTTGACATGCACCCTAATCATCATGCATGTCGTCCACACCCTGGATTCTCACAGAGGGCGACCTAGATTCTCGGACGTGGATTCCCTACTGACGGGCATCACTGGAATCTCCTTgcggaagtgacgtcaccaagttctgtaggaaccaccataatatatgtgttgtatccaaaccgttcatccatttggaaagatccttttaaggcatgagctaaagaatgaggcagatctaaagctcaagtagacccatcGCAGAAAACAGtcaggattgaacgcctaccattaaaagttTCCTGGAGcctacagaagtttttgatcaagctgatattgttgTTTTACCTTAATCCATATCCatgtaaatttatgaactgactggatagtttttgatcaagctgatattgttgTTTTACcttaatccatatccctgtaaatttatgaactgactggatctaaaataaacattatggtaggccttgagaaggtttcaatggtgggcatcactgtccgcTTAGTTTTTGTAACAAGGActacatctgcttcatttttaagctcatgctttaaaataatcttgccaaaattgatggacggtgtggatacaacacatagatcatgttgggcccacataacttggtgacatcacttgagCAGCATGATAGCTACTAAAGgcatcagtagctaatctgcgtcctgGATTCTCATACAAGACTAACCATGTTgcctatatgccatccaatctatcaaTATGAAATACTTACCCCAGGTGATGGTAGACTTAAAAAATCGGAAGCTGATTGCGTAGTAACTAGAGGTGTGCATCagaccgagttggatcggattaggtctaacccgatccgatccgaaatctagctggactgacccgaactcgatccgatccaagaCCGAGTCTGGGACATATGACTTGATTCGATCCGAcacatggttggcctgacccgaaccgagtccaacttggccagggaaaccgagtcggatcgggttgggtgcaATTCAGATCAACTGTTTTTTACGGTGAAAATTATTAACCTCGTtattattttcggtgtggtccatttgagcttaagatatgattcattttttttttccaaatgatctaaaatgatctcgaaaaatggataaatggtatggatataaaaaatacatcattgtggggcccatgtaatgttgatatcatttgagccattcgtataactcggagctcgaggcgttaCAGCTGTGAACATCACAGCAGTTGTAACATGTTGTGCAAGCTttcacgttagcaagttctgtaggtttAGTgggatatttgttatatccaaactgtccatccatttggcgagctcgttttaaggcttgagacgaaaaataagatagatctgactaccaagtggaccacacttgacaAATTATTCTcagctactatttgtggtgtggtctagatgatctttggatatgatttattttttagataatactctataatgatctctaaaactatatgaacggtgtagatataataaatacatcattgtggcgcccatataactttgatctccttcgaaccgttcgcacaactcggagctcgaggagcgttagtgttcgtcttcgcacgacacgtgcctACAACTATAGGCTTAGGGACGTAGATTGCGTACTATCCCCACCCGTCCCTAGCTCCAAACGGGCAAtcctgtgggcgggcccaccatgatgaatctgtacatccaaaccgtctatcctttttctcgtattattttaaggcatcaaaataaaaaatgaggcagatccgaagatcaaatggaccacaccacagatgactcttgcatttaatgcaactgacatttaatgctttgtgcattttaatgcaaccaagattaagattattatttggtgtggtccacttgagcgttggatatgcctcatttttgtgctcaatctgagaaaagggattgacggtttggatgtacagatacatcacggtgggcccacccacaaaactgcccgttcggagctaaggACCGGTGGGGGTAGTATGCAATCCGTGTCCTAGGCTTATACTATGTATATATAGAGGAGGGGAAACTTGTAATTTACACCCGGTCCGGCCCCGATCGAATCGAATCGGATCCAAATGGATCGGATTTCAGTTTGGTTTGGTCGGATTTGTTGTTTACCCGAATCCGATTTGATTATCATTCGGATCTTCCCGGTCCTACCCGAACTTGACTGATCCaagccatcggttctgttcgaatcggggcGGATCAAGTCGGATCTGCCGGATCGGGTCCATCTTGCCCACCTTTAGTAGTAACTCACtacacttagcgtactgagtaaactaggtgaggtccaccgtgatttatgtatctgatccgttccgtctatccattttactagataatttcaaggcctaagccaaaaaatgaagcatatataatgttcaaatggaccacaccataggaaagtgttgaattgaaagtctaccgttgaaaaattcttggggaccacagaagttttggatcaagcttatatttatggtTTGCCTTTTGGCTGAAGTGAGGGCTGTCCACGATGGCATCCTCCTTTATTTAAGCAGGGGCCTTCTTAATATCATCGTTGAGTCAGACTCTGCCTGGGTTGTGCGCTGTCTCCAAATGCAAAGCACCCCCTCCTGGAAGTGGACATATTGGCTATCCAGAATTTTTTCCCTCTTCGCCAGAGGTTCTTTTCATCTATCCCACATTCTCCGGGAAGCAAATGGTCCGGTTGATAGTTTGGCAAAGCTCGGCAGCAACACGCAATCCAACAGCATCTTTGATTCCATGTCTTCCTTGCCCCGTATTACTAGAGGCCTTTCTCTTCTTGACAAGGCGGGCCTTGGCTCGATCAGAGCTCAAGCTCCTAGGCCTCAGCGCTAGGCTTTCCCTCCCTTCTGGTTTCGGGTCCCTGTTGATCTTTGTTGGTTTTTTGGCTCTCTGTTTGCTTATTTTGTTGGGTTTTTTGTTTTGTATAGCAAAGGATAGGTGGGACCGATCCTTTTTCTCTGTCTCCTGCCCGAAGTTTTTAGGCTGTAATTTTGCCTCTTCCCAGTTAATGCATTCtctttttcattaaacaaaaaaaaaaaaaaaaaaaaaaaagatggcccaactgagtttactcagtaggataagaggtacggagtaactcagtacccaatccgatttcTAAGAAATCAGGCTATTTTGAGACTAGATGGGGCGTCCACTTCAACTCTTCCTACAGGCACGTTGTTGGCCCACAAGGATTGGCCAGACTTTTAGAGTTCAAATGAGataacacatacatgatattCGAAGTGGATGTCATCAGCAGAACAGATGGGCCCAACAACAACCTTTGCACCTCATTTTGATGAAAAACGTTTGTGTATGTAGAGAGAGAGCATCCCTGGCAGCTCCGGCTAGGGCAGGCTCCACAgtcatgtgtatgtgaaatccattcggACCATCAAGTTCATCACCCCATGTTAGTATATGCCAAACATTCAGGCAGATCCGTGACTCAGGTGAGCTACACCAGTGGAAACTGTTTGGAGAGGGATACCCacgcttgatttttatagggtccaccatgttgtgtatttgaaatccaatctttcTATTATGTGTATTACCCAATTTTATGGCCAGGGCCCAAATCCCAGGCTATTATGCAATTCAGGTGGACCCAGGTGTTATCAAGAGTGGTCATTCGCTCCCAACTGGTtcccttggtgtagcccacctaaattACGGATTCCCCTGGTTTGTTTCGCCCTGAACCAACATGATCCAATGTATATAATGGTCCTAGTAGATTTCACATACATATGACGGTGGGGCAACCATGTTTGTCTCGGTTTTCTTCCACGTATCTCTACAAATGGAGAGATACCcgtacatgcatacatatatgcAAACACACAGTTATATATAGCCGAAAGAATAACCTAATATTTCTTTCTGACATTGATTATCTTCGTTTTCTATTTTACAGAAATTGCGATGGCAGAGAGTGTTGTTAAATTCTTGTTAGAAAACTTAAGTGCCCTTCTAAAAGAAGAAGCATCTCTACTAAAAGGAGTACGCAAGGAAGTTAAAGAAATCGAGACGGAACTTAATAGAATGCGAGCCTTGTTGAGGGATGCTGATAGAAGAAAGGATAGCAATGAAGAAATGAAAACATGGGTGGGAGAAGTAAGAGACGCTGCGCATGATGTGGAGGATATCATCGACGAGTTCTTGCATCGCATGTACAGGCCACGACGAGGTGGATTCAACGGTTTTCTCATTGACACTATCCATATCCCCAAGAATATCTGCAACAGGCATCAGCTCGCTAGGCGACTTCAAGAAACCAAGGTTAATGTTCAGAATATTTTTCAGCGAAGACCCAGCCAAATAGAAGAAGTCACCAGATCCTCTGATGTTAGCGAACTGTGGCGACGTGATGTAGAAACTTCTGTTTTCAAAGCGGACAATGACATTGTGGGGATGAAGAAAGAAATAGATTTGATAGTGGGATGGTTAGTGGAAGAAGAACAACGGGCCACGGTAATTTCAGTGACAGGAATGGGTGGGGTGGGAAAGACCACTCTTGTTGCTGAAGCCTATAAGAATCAACAAGTAAAGAAGCTCTTCGACTGCTACGCATGTGTTTCCGTCTCACAGTCTCTTAGAATTGATGAGCTACTACGAagcatcataaaacaattacttGAGGCTAAGAAAGATGTTGTTCCAAATGACTTAGCCACCAAAGATGCTGGCGAGTTGAGGCGGATGGTTAGAGGGCTTCTCGAATCAAAAAAGTACCTCATTATCTTGGATGATGTCTGGACTATGAATGATTGGAATAAAttaaatgtcatattttcaaattgTGGATGTGGAAGTAGGTTAGTAGTTACGACGAGAGACTCTGATGTGGCTACTGCAGCAGGAGAGGGAAGCCGTGTCTGCAAGGTTCGGCTTCTAGATCATGAAGAGGCCTGGGTGCTTTTCTGTAAGAAGGCATTACGGAGTGAACCCTGTCCTTTAGAGCTTGAGCCATTGGCTCAATCTATAGTAGAAAAATGTGAAGGCTTGCCACTCGCAATTGTTGCCATGGGCGGCCTCCTATCATTGAGAGACAAGAATGCATTGGAATGGAATCCAATCTACAAAAACCTGAGCTGGCAGTTGAGAAATAATCAAATGCTGGAACCAGTAAAGCGCATCCTGTTGCTTAGCTTCTATGATCTACCGTACCGCCTTAAGCACTGTTTCTTGTACTGTTGCATGTTTCCGGAGGATTATTTAATTGAACACATGTGGCTGATTAGGTTATGGGTGGCAGAGGGTTTTGTGGAGGAGACAGGTAAAATTACAATGGAGGAGGTGGCAGAAGACTATCTGAAGGAACTTGTCCGTCGAAACATACTTCAGGTTGTTGAGACGAACGAGTTTGGAAGGTCGAAATCTTGTCGAATGCATGATATTGTGCGTGAAGTGGCATTATTACTAAGTCACGAAGAAAAGTTCTACATGACATACGATGACCTGCAAGCAAGGCAAAATGGCAAATTCCGGCGCATGTCAATCTACAGTAGTGGCGAAATTAATCATTCGAGCGCAGGTATGACACATCTTCGTTCCCTCATGGTGTTTGATGGAAACATGTCGATTTCATCTTCTTTAAATACGATGGCATCAAGCTTTAGATTGCTGAGGGTCCTAAATCTAGAAGGAGTTCCTATCGAAAGCATACCAGATGAAGTAACTAACATGTTCAATTTACGGTATCTAAACGTAAGAAAAACTAAAGTTAGGGAGATTCCCGAATCTTTATGGAAGCTACAGAACCTTCAAACACTGGACGTCAGGAATACGGATCTAGAGAGGCTACCCAGTGGGATTGTGAAGCTACGGAAACTACGACACCTGTTTACTTATCGAATTACTGGTAAGCCACGAAATAGTTTTGATTTCTTCGGTAGCATCCAAGT is a genomic window containing:
- the LOC131255954 gene encoding disease resistance protein RPM1-like, which codes for MAESVVKFLLENLSALLKEEASLLKGVRKEVKEIETELNRMRALLRDADRRKDSNEEMKTWVGEVRDAAHDVEDIIDEFLHRMYRPRRGGFNGFLIDTIHIPKNICNRHQLARRLQETKVNVQNIFQRRPSQIEEVTRSSDVSELWRRDVETSVFKADNDIVGMKKEIDLIVGWLVEEEQRATVISVTGMGGVGKTTLVAEAYKNQQVKKLFDCYACVSVSQSLRIDELLRSIIKQLLEAKKDVVPNDLATKDAGELRRMVRGLLESKKYLIILDDVWTMNDWNKLNVIFSNCGCGSRLVVTTRDSDVATAAGEGSRVCKVRLLDHEEAWVLFCKKALRSEPCPLELEPLAQSIVEKCEGLPLAIVAMGGLLSLRDKNALEWNPIYKNLSWQLRNNQMLEPVKRILLLSFYDLPYRLKHCFLYCCMFPEDYLIEHMWLIRLWVAEGFVEETGKITMEEVAEDYLKELVRRNILQVVETNEFGRSKSCRMHDIVREVALLLSHEEKFYMTYDDLQARQNGKFRRMSIYSSGEINHSSADLLQCGSSLSFEEISKVLNMERVKCVTKCHDFIKDVELKGV